A genomic region of Ensifer adhaerens contains the following coding sequences:
- the choW gene encoding choline ABC transporter permease subunit, which translates to MEYLTDNRIPIGGWAKAFVDWLTTNFELFFDQLARFLSGVVAVLLWILQTPHPLIVVAVITAAAWWFRRSIGVTLFTGLGLLLIINQGYWKETTETLALVLAASFVSMAVGVPLGIAAARRAWVYAIMRPILDLMQTIPTFVYLIPALILFGLGMVPGLIATVIFAIPAPIRLTRLGIISTPPSLVEAAQAFGATPGQVLRKVELPFAMPQIMAGLTQTIMLSLSMVVIAALVGANGLGVPVLRALNSVNVAKGFEAGLCIVILAIILDRLFRSSDEGEGA; encoded by the coding sequence GTGGAATATCTGACCGATAACCGCATCCCCATCGGCGGCTGGGCCAAGGCGTTCGTCGACTGGCTGACGACGAACTTCGAGCTGTTCTTCGACCAGCTCGCTCGCTTCCTCTCCGGCGTTGTCGCCGTGCTGCTCTGGATCCTCCAGACCCCGCACCCGCTGATCGTCGTCGCCGTCATCACGGCGGCTGCCTGGTGGTTCCGCCGTTCGATCGGCGTAACGCTGTTTACCGGCCTCGGCCTGCTGCTGATCATCAACCAGGGCTACTGGAAGGAAACGACGGAAACGCTGGCTCTGGTGCTCGCCGCCAGCTTCGTCAGCATGGCCGTCGGCGTTCCGCTCGGCATCGCCGCCGCCCGTCGCGCCTGGGTCTATGCCATCATGCGGCCGATCCTCGACCTGATGCAGACGATCCCGACCTTCGTCTATCTCATCCCGGCGCTGATCCTGTTCGGCCTCGGCATGGTTCCGGGTCTGATCGCCACGGTTATCTTCGCAATCCCGGCGCCGATCCGGCTCACCCGCCTCGGCATCATCTCGACGCCGCCGTCGCTGGTGGAAGCTGCCCAGGCCTTCGGCGCGACGCCCGGCCAGGTGCTGCGCAAGGTAGAGCTGCCCTTCGCCATGCCGCAGATCATGGCTGGCCTCACCCAGACGATCATGCTGTCGCTGTCGATGGTGGTCATCGCCGCGCTCGTCGGCGCCAACGGCCTCGGCGTCCCGGTTTTGAGAGCCCTGAACTCGGTGAACGTCGCCAAGGGCTTTGAAGCCGGCCTCTGCATCGTCATCCTGGCGATCATTCTCGACCGCCTTTTCCGCTCGTCCGACGAAGGAGAAGGCGCATGA
- a CDS encoding DUF6638 family protein — MKRLLEAELIYGRLLDISEPHLIARYNKALEGFGLRPTALTQFSIDMTGFSPEIAEELGDRDYLDPNRVNRRFIIMTPEQAELPVVHTSFSNTAALMHEFFNANSRAINAVTIKDALYGEIEDSVSIVDDIDDLLSINEVRFRVLSAEDMLGKAAELRGLVDRLKKVPTAWADDEMLNRMVELAKLTGDIRQNALVPDQLVFRHEAFWANHFGGVYIFLDGKTTTVICDPSVPGFRRSRPWQVSYIAINDYARIYDFLASTKRLQLPQASWVEDSGLYQHRADMVVRGLINESDPTADLANADRIWLQTWMHRNAAIVAGDGTYPFLQEMIRTVSATGTIKMQDVAPANRFLLVRAAPAHPDQWLVNRLISQLVPRDFVSRFVFDKQGFYDAYERYSESFKAYVVATLTGSYLKDKAAFRHKLYGLREE; from the coding sequence ATGAAACGCCTGCTTGAAGCCGAATTGATCTATGGACGGCTGCTCGATATTTCGGAGCCGCATCTGATCGCGCGCTACAACAAGGCGCTCGAAGGTTTCGGCCTGCGACCGACCGCGCTGACACAGTTCAGCATCGACATGACCGGGTTTTCGCCCGAGATCGCCGAGGAACTTGGCGACCGCGACTATCTCGATCCGAACCGGGTGAACCGCCGCTTCATCATCATGACGCCGGAGCAGGCGGAGCTGCCGGTCGTGCATACGAGCTTTTCCAACACCGCCGCGCTGATGCACGAGTTCTTCAACGCCAACAGCCGCGCGATCAATGCCGTCACGATCAAGGATGCGCTCTACGGCGAGATCGAGGATTCGGTTTCGATCGTCGACGATATCGACGATCTGCTGTCGATCAACGAGGTGCGCTTCCGGGTGCTTTCGGCCGAGGACATGCTTGGCAAGGCGGCGGAGCTGCGCGGCCTGGTCGACCGGCTGAAGAAGGTGCCGACCGCCTGGGCCGACGACGAGATGCTGAACCGCATGGTCGAGCTTGCCAAGCTCACCGGCGACATCCGGCAGAACGCGCTGGTGCCGGATCAGCTCGTTTTCCGCCATGAAGCCTTCTGGGCCAACCATTTCGGTGGGGTCTACATCTTTCTCGACGGCAAGACGACGACCGTCATCTGCGATCCTTCGGTCCCCGGCTTCCGCCGGTCGCGGCCCTGGCAGGTAAGCTACATCGCCATCAACGATTACGCCCGCATCTACGATTTCCTCGCCTCGACCAAGCGGTTGCAGCTGCCGCAGGCCTCCTGGGTCGAGGACTCCGGGCTCTACCAGCATCGCGCCGACATGGTCGTGCGCGGGCTGATCAACGAGAGCGACCCGACGGCCGACCTTGCCAACGCCGACCGTATCTGGCTGCAGACCTGGATGCACCGCAACGCGGCCATCGTCGCCGGGGACGGAACCTATCCGTTTCTGCAGGAAATGATCCGCACCGTCTCTGCGACCGGCACGATCAAGATGCAGGACGTGGCGCCGGCGAACCGCTTCCTGCTGGTTCGCGCAGCCCCCGCCCATCCCGATCAATGGCTCGTCAACCGGCTGATATCCCAGCTCGTCCCGCGCGATTTCGTCTCCCGCTTCGTCTTCGACAAGCAGGGCTTCTATGATGCTTACGAGCGTTATAGCGAAAGCTTCAAGGCCTATGTTGTGGCGACGCTGACGGGTTCATATCTCAAAGACAAGGCGGCTTTCCGCCACAAGCTTTACGGCCTCAGAGAGGAATAG
- a CDS encoding choline ABC transporter substrate-binding protein: MKKRLSLKLMLAGAVSVVALTAQQAAAAEPESCGTVRFSDVGWTDITATTATVSTVLKGLGYETDIKVLSVPVTYTSLKNKDIDVFLGNWMPTQENDVRPYLDDKSVESFGPNLVGAKYTLATNAKGAELGIKDFKDIAAKKTELDSKIYGIEPGNDGNRLIIDMVDKDTFSLKGFEVVESSEQGMLAQVARAEKDGSPIVFLGWEPHPMNANFKLTYLSGGDDIFGANFGGAEVFTNVRAGYTTECPNVGKLLTNLKFSLQMENEIMGKILNDGKEPDKAAEEWLKANPTVVDPWLAGVTAKDGGDGLAAVKAALGL, from the coding sequence ATGAAAAAACGACTCTCTCTCAAACTGATGCTGGCAGGCGCCGTTTCGGTCGTCGCCCTCACCGCTCAGCAGGCTGCAGCTGCCGAGCCGGAAAGCTGTGGTACGGTGCGTTTCTCCGACGTCGGATGGACGGATATCACTGCAACCACCGCGACCGTCTCCACTGTTCTCAAGGGCCTCGGCTACGAGACGGACATCAAGGTTCTCTCGGTTCCGGTCACCTACACGTCGCTCAAGAACAAGGACATCGACGTCTTCCTCGGCAACTGGATGCCGACCCAGGAGAACGACGTGCGCCCCTATCTCGACGACAAGTCGGTCGAATCCTTCGGCCCGAACCTGGTCGGTGCCAAGTACACGCTGGCGACCAATGCCAAGGGCGCCGAGCTTGGCATCAAGGACTTCAAGGATATCGCCGCCAAGAAGACCGAACTCGACAGCAAGATCTACGGCATCGAGCCGGGCAATGACGGCAACCGTCTGATCATCGACATGGTCGACAAGGACACGTTCAGCCTCAAGGGCTTCGAGGTGGTCGAATCGTCCGAGCAGGGCATGCTGGCGCAGGTCGCCCGCGCCGAGAAGGATGGTTCGCCGATCGTCTTCCTCGGATGGGAACCGCATCCGATGAACGCCAACTTCAAGCTGACCTATCTTTCGGGCGGCGACGACATCTTCGGCGCCAACTTCGGCGGCGCGGAAGTCTTCACCAACGTGCGCGCCGGCTACACGACCGAGTGCCCGAACGTCGGCAAGCTGCTCACCAATCTGAAGTTCTCGCTCCAGATGGAAAACGAAATCATGGGCAAGATCCTGAACGATGGCAAGGAGCCGGACAAGGCTGCGGAAGAATGGCTGAAGGCCAATCCGACCGTCGTCGACCCGTGGCTTGCCGGTGTAACCGCCAAGGATGGCGGCGATGGCCTAGCCGCGGTCAAGGCCGCCCTCGGCCTCTGA
- a CDS encoding DUF2333 family protein, with product MFDPIVAFFQRVFTAIGRGIGLAVAWLLWPFVAIGNWYRQRSWIIKGPIGIILLGLILFYGYFIWQTQAWTNFSEDYVDRYKLSERKVPAGSPMSGPGATTGQSTTGGTANNLASTGAQPLESTPEALAVVQLPAGTVCQTSAIVDVTADLIDFNVNENAWISSMLLYKLGFFGLDWDDTPWLDNKASFQRGINQAIRRTSVELVDSLGRVRGTSGINNDLQRARGNMQFDEETWYFGLNPFGPKTPTPSFYRAAMKDLRSFNTSLSKCEAIFDGRSDNLVEFLDRVANDLGNTSAILRERSENHNGGWFDTRADDRFWFAYGQLYGYYGILSAAGADFDNVVAQRGLLPIWTETIKQLRAALRIQPWIISNGEEAGWIMPTHLATMGFYTLRVRSNIVEMRDILAR from the coding sequence ATGTTCGATCCGATCGTTGCGTTTTTCCAGCGTGTCTTTACCGCGATCGGCCGCGGCATCGGGCTCGCCGTTGCCTGGCTGCTGTGGCCCTTCGTCGCGATCGGCAACTGGTATCGGCAGCGCAGCTGGATCATCAAAGGACCGATCGGCATCATCCTACTCGGCCTGATCCTGTTCTATGGCTATTTCATCTGGCAGACCCAGGCCTGGACAAACTTCAGCGAAGACTATGTCGATCGCTACAAGCTGTCCGAGCGCAAGGTGCCTGCCGGTTCGCCGATGAGCGGGCCGGGCGCAACTACGGGACAATCGACGACCGGCGGCACGGCCAACAACCTTGCCTCCACGGGCGCCCAGCCGCTGGAATCGACGCCGGAAGCGCTGGCCGTCGTGCAACTGCCGGCCGGCACGGTCTGCCAGACCTCGGCAATCGTCGATGTCACGGCCGACCTCATCGACTTCAACGTCAACGAGAACGCCTGGATCTCGTCGATGCTGCTCTACAAGCTCGGCTTCTTCGGGCTCGACTGGGACGACACGCCCTGGCTCGACAACAAGGCGTCGTTCCAGCGCGGCATCAACCAGGCGATCCGCCGCACCTCGGTGGAACTCGTGGATTCGCTCGGTCGCGTGCGCGGCACCTCAGGCATCAACAACGACCTGCAGCGGGCGCGCGGCAACATGCAGTTCGACGAGGAAACCTGGTACTTCGGGCTCAACCCGTTCGGCCCGAAGACCCCGACGCCGAGCTTCTATCGCGCGGCGATGAAGGACCTGCGTTCCTTCAACACCTCGCTCAGCAAGTGTGAGGCTATCTTCGACGGCCGTTCCGACAACCTCGTCGAGTTCCTCGACCGGGTTGCAAACGACCTCGGCAACACCTCGGCGATCCTGCGCGAGCGCTCGGAAAACCACAATGGCGGCTGGTTCGACACGCGCGCCGACGATCGCTTCTGGTTCGCCTATGGCCAGCTCTACGGCTACTACGGCATCCTTTCGGCGGCCGGTGCGGACTTCGACAATGTCGTCGCCCAGCGTGGTCTGTTGCCGATCTGGACGGAAACGATCAAGCAGCTGCGCGCAGCACTCCGCATCCAGCCATGGATCATCTCCAACGGTGAGGAAGCCGGCTGGATCATGCCGACGCATCTGGCGACGATGGGCTTCTATACGCTGAGGGTCCGCTCCAACATCGTCGAAATGCGTGACATTCTCGCCCGATAA
- a CDS encoding HugZ family protein, which translates to MSDKPNVLRDTDDEARTLARTLLRGARSASLAAIEPESGGFPFVSRVLVGMDVDGVPVILISRLSTHTQALLADKRASLLTGEPGKGDPLAHPRLTVQCMAEQIARDSEAHARIRERFVRRHPKSKLYVDFPDFGFFRLKPLRASLNGGFGRAYVLTAEDLMIDSPAIESLAAMEASAIEHMNSDHSDAVQNYAVKLCNTPEGNWKIVGIDAAGLDLADGDRLKRLEFPARIEDSSNLRAILRELNG; encoded by the coding sequence ATGAGCGACAAGCCGAACGTATTGCGCGACACCGACGACGAGGCTCGCACTCTGGCCCGCACGCTTCTGAGGGGCGCACGCAGCGCTTCGCTCGCCGCCATCGAGCCGGAGAGCGGCGGCTTTCCCTTCGTCAGCCGAGTTCTCGTCGGCATGGATGTCGACGGCGTTCCCGTCATCCTGATTTCCAGGCTCTCGACTCACACCCAGGCACTGCTTGCCGACAAGCGCGCTTCGCTGCTCACGGGCGAGCCCGGCAAAGGCGATCCGCTCGCCCATCCCCGTCTCACGGTGCAGTGCATGGCCGAACAGATTGCCCGCGACAGCGAAGCCCATGCGCGCATCCGCGAACGGTTCGTCCGTCGTCACCCAAAGTCGAAGCTCTATGTGGATTTTCCCGATTTCGGTTTCTTCCGGCTGAAGCCGTTGCGCGCCAGCCTCAATGGCGGCTTCGGCCGCGCCTATGTGCTGACGGCTGAAGATCTGATGATCGACTCGCCCGCTATCGAATCGCTGGCAGCCATGGAGGCGAGCGCGATCGAACATATGAATTCCGATCACTCCGACGCCGTGCAGAACTATGCCGTAAAGCTCTGCAACACACCGGAAGGCAACTGGAAGATCGTCGGCATCGATGCAGCCGGTCTCGATCTTGCCGATGGAGATCGACTGAAACGCCTTGAATTTCCTGCGCGGATCGAAGACAGTTCCAATTTACGGGCAATTTTGCGTGAACTTAACGGTTAA
- a CDS encoding ArsR/SmtB family transcription factor — MQPLSPEKHDEAEVAAGFLSAMANPKRLLILDSLVKEEMAVGALANKVGLSQSALSQHLSKLRAQNLVSTRRDAQTIYYSSSSDAVMRILGTLNEIYGDEQNVTAEKTLVRKSA, encoded by the coding sequence ATGCAGCCACTTTCGCCTGAAAAACACGATGAAGCCGAGGTAGCAGCCGGTTTCCTCTCGGCCATGGCAAACCCTAAGCGCCTTCTCATCCTCGATTCCCTCGTCAAGGAAGAGATGGCAGTCGGCGCATTGGCCAACAAGGTTGGGCTGAGCCAGTCGGCTCTCTCCCAGCATCTTTCGAAGCTCCGTGCCCAGAATCTCGTCAGCACCCGCCGCGATGCGCAGACGATCTACTATTCGAGCTCATCCGACGCAGTCATGCGGATTCTAGGCACGCTCAACGAAATCTACGGCGACGAACAGAACGTCACCGCAGAAAAGACTCTGGTCCGCAAATCGGCCTGA
- a CDS encoding c-type cytochrome produces MSRLFSRLVLCLCLGAPAAHAGGDATAGAAVFRKCAACHTASEPVNRVGPSLMGVVGRPVASIPDYSYSAAMKAFGAEGHVWDEATLSEYLLSPKAMVGATKMTFPGLKKPQDIADVIAYLKAPPAAK; encoded by the coding sequence ATGTCGCGCCTGTTTTCCCGTCTTGTTCTCTGCCTCTGTCTCGGCGCTCCAGCGGCGCACGCAGGTGGCGATGCGACCGCAGGGGCGGCGGTGTTCCGCAAATGTGCGGCCTGTCATACGGCGAGCGAACCGGTCAATCGCGTCGGGCCGAGCCTCATGGGGGTTGTCGGCCGGCCGGTGGCATCGATCCCTGACTACAGCTATTCGGCGGCGATGAAAGCTTTCGGCGCCGAGGGCCATGTTTGGGACGAGGCGACGCTGAGCGAATATCTGCTCAGCCCCAAGGCGATGGTCGGCGCCACCAAGATGACTTTTCCCGGTCTCAAGAAGCCTCAGGACATTGCCGACGTGATCGCCTATCTCAAGGCGCCACCGGCCGCCAAATAG
- a CDS encoding Gfo/Idh/MocA family protein: MRDRVRWGIAGTGTIANSFASDFRFAGNAMLAAVSSRSAENAQAFAARYGGIRSYHDIRALAADPDIDAIYVASPNAMHRDHAALALAAGKAALVEKPLTASVADARALAGAAAASGTFAMEALWTCFLPAIAETRALLGEGRLGTIRHVRAELAYAKPFDANSRFFDPALGGGSLLDLGIYPIALCLSLFGQPKSFGGSWKNAPTGVDVSADARLVYDGFDAHLGCGFDRNGHNHFVIEGERGTLVIDAPFLKASRLFVATGAPARKLMTSAGQTLFKVARRIPLPGLKRFDHAFPGNGLQFEIEAASAAILEGRREHALMPLSRSIEALEIIEAIRAKAPVA, translated from the coding sequence ATGCGCGACAGGGTCCGTTGGGGCATCGCCGGAACCGGCACAATCGCAAACAGCTTCGCATCGGATTTCCGGTTCGCCGGAAATGCGATGCTTGCCGCCGTTTCCTCCCGCAGTGCCGAGAACGCCCAGGCTTTCGCCGCGCGCTACGGCGGCATCCGCAGCTATCACGATATCCGGGCCCTGGCGGCCGATCCTGATATCGATGCCATCTACGTCGCCTCACCCAATGCGATGCATCGCGACCATGCCGCCCTGGCACTTGCCGCCGGCAAGGCGGCGCTGGTCGAAAAGCCACTGACCGCATCCGTCGCTGACGCGCGCGCCCTCGCAGGAGCAGCTGCCGCCAGCGGCACCTTCGCGATGGAAGCGCTTTGGACCTGTTTCCTCCCGGCGATAGCAGAGACGCGCGCGCTTCTCGGTGAAGGCAGACTCGGGACCATCAGACATGTCCGGGCGGAACTTGCCTATGCGAAGCCGTTCGACGCAAACAGCCGCTTCTTCGATCCAGCACTGGGCGGCGGTTCGCTGCTCGATCTCGGCATCTATCCGATCGCGCTGTGCCTGAGCCTGTTCGGCCAACCGAAGTCCTTTGGCGGCAGCTGGAAAAACGCGCCGACCGGCGTCGATGTCTCGGCAGACGCCCGCCTGGTCTATGACGGCTTTGATGCTCATCTCGGGTGCGGGTTCGATCGCAACGGCCACAATCACTTCGTCATCGAGGGCGAGCGCGGCACGCTCGTCATCGACGCGCCATTCCTGAAGGCAAGCCGCCTGTTTGTCGCCACCGGCGCGCCGGCGCGCAAGCTGATGACATCGGCGGGGCAAACGCTCTTCAAGGTGGCGCGGCGGATCCCCCTGCCCGGTCTCAAGCGCTTCGACCATGCGTTTCCCGGCAACGGGCTGCAATTCGAAATCGAGGCCGCCAGTGCAGCCATTCTCGAAGGTCGACGCGAGCATGCGCTGATGCCGCTATCGCGCAGTATCGAAGCGCTGGAGATCATCGAGGCGATCCGGGCCAAGGCGCCGGTTGCCTGA
- a CDS encoding thymidine kinase translates to MAKLYFSYATMNAGKSTMLLQASYNYQERGMRVVMLIAAHDDRGGVGRISSRIGLGADAIPFHGDDDLFTLIETLHGDGKGEIACVFVDEAQFLNETQVWQLARVADRIGIPVMAYGLRTDFQGKLFPGSMALLALADELREVRTICHCGRKATMVVRLDGQGKVVREGAQVEVGGNEKYVSYCRRHWEDTMRCE, encoded by the coding sequence ATGGCCAAACTCTATTTCAGCTATGCGACGATGAATGCGGGCAAGAGCACGATGCTGTTGCAGGCCTCCTACAACTATCAGGAGCGCGGCATGCGTGTGGTGATGCTGATCGCCGCGCATGACGATCGGGGAGGGGTTGGACGCATCTCCTCGCGCATCGGTCTTGGCGCTGATGCCATCCCCTTTCACGGCGACGACGATCTCTTCACGCTGATCGAGACGCTCCACGGCGATGGTAAGGGCGAGATCGCCTGCGTCTTCGTCGACGAGGCGCAGTTCCTCAACGAGACGCAGGTCTGGCAGCTCGCCCGCGTCGCCGACCGGATCGGCATTCCCGTCATGGCCTATGGTCTACGCACAGATTTCCAGGGCAAGCTGTTTCCGGGCTCGATGGCGCTGCTCGCGCTCGCCGACGAATTGCGCGAGGTGCGAACCATCTGCCATTGCGGCCGCAAGGCGACAATGGTGGTGCGCCTCGATGGCCAAGGCAAGGTTGTACGCGAGGGTGCCCAGGTCGAAGTCGGCGGCAACGAGAAATATGTCTCCTATTGCCGACGCCACTGGGAAGACACGATGCGCTGCGAATAG
- a CDS encoding AAA family ATPase produces the protein MTLSTGLTTLHEDDIARHQSVAQGLVTKLIILERDEGSAGTSLAGTGRRFVSTVSTGGQRRTREVELTKTIQAVRHGDPMLSPAQHAVLYRTRRGIQVALAVADVLARQTSLEQLQARNATSPLGGDEATQFKALLSASAYVAAFTLAAYLGATLAGEGEPVDDAVEPDFLFDTPQDALKSLVAALDSGIAGAPDDLALTARARAFSRVAIEGLIARKARFTGLQSFENVHIRLDQDDFTLNGFDVAPGQKRKPLVMTFKKPEEIIGNHIAKYQALKLAKMLMAYDFDRQMNPFVELGGFLFTFIGDGMPGTGKTILIQMLAGMLNDYCEIAGYAFHYENFGVDQISSYQGKSGQNCKEFVNNVINPRAIGFGTIDDVDQVAAKRSDDRASAGQHEVTAVLMESFAGASTVVRGNCTFGMFSNYPENVDDALRQRAGARWLVDGPQTEDDYIDIFALLVGKNHKIPLGEHQLFEGQEIKRAVAQSYAEHARPKEDGLVAVWERYEKEKGAIASLADVGAYLHMIKEAEPRFTGRAIKNITDAIKLRAMDVELPDDWFKDAGSFMHKGYDEKKAMIEALRGPITIEMVLQEINRYADSEFRYTDKSDDAAVTDIIRRERQREKAIREIEAMKRDGRWQG, from the coding sequence ATGACACTCAGTACGGGGCTGACGACGCTGCACGAGGACGACATCGCCAGGCATCAGTCGGTGGCGCAGGGGCTGGTGACGAAGCTCATCATCCTGGAGCGGGACGAGGGCTCGGCCGGCACCTCGCTTGCAGGTACCGGTCGCCGATTCGTGTCCACGGTTTCGACCGGCGGCCAGCGCCGCACGCGCGAGGTGGAACTGACCAAGACGATCCAGGCGGTGCGCCACGGTGACCCGATGTTGTCGCCGGCCCAGCATGCGGTGCTTTACCGCACGCGCCGCGGCATCCAGGTGGCGCTGGCCGTTGCCGACGTCCTCGCCCGACAGACGAGCCTCGAGCAATTGCAGGCGAGGAACGCGACGTCGCCGCTTGGCGGAGACGAGGCGACCCAGTTCAAGGCGCTGCTTTCGGCGTCCGCTTACGTCGCCGCTTTCACGCTTGCCGCCTATCTCGGCGCGACGCTTGCCGGCGAGGGCGAGCCGGTCGACGATGCGGTCGAGCCCGACTTTCTATTCGATACGCCACAGGATGCGCTGAAGAGCCTCGTGGCGGCGCTCGACAGCGGCATCGCGGGTGCACCCGATGATCTGGCGCTGACCGCCCGGGCACGCGCCTTCTCGCGTGTGGCGATCGAGGGGCTGATCGCGCGCAAGGCACGCTTCACCGGCCTGCAGAGCTTCGAGAACGTGCATATCCGGCTCGACCAGGATGATTTCACACTGAACGGTTTCGACGTGGCACCCGGCCAGAAGCGCAAGCCGCTGGTCATGACTTTCAAGAAGCCCGAGGAGATCATCGGCAACCACATCGCCAAGTACCAGGCGCTGAAGCTTGCCAAGATGCTGATGGCCTACGACTTCGACCGGCAGATGAACCCGTTCGTCGAGCTTGGCGGCTTCCTCTTCACCTTTATTGGCGACGGCATGCCGGGCACCGGCAAGACGATCCTGATCCAGATGCTCGCCGGCATGCTCAACGACTATTGCGAGATCGCCGGCTACGCCTTCCACTACGAAAACTTCGGCGTCGACCAGATCTCCTCCTATCAGGGCAAGTCCGGCCAGAACTGCAAGGAGTTCGTCAACAACGTCATCAATCCGCGGGCGATCGGCTTCGGCACGATCGACGATGTCGACCAGGTGGCGGCGAAACGTTCCGACGATCGCGCGTCTGCCGGCCAGCACGAGGTGACGGCGGTGCTGATGGAGAGCTTTGCCGGTGCGTCCACTGTGGTGCGCGGCAACTGCACCTTCGGCATGTTCTCGAACTATCCGGAAAATGTCGACGATGCGCTGCGCCAACGCGCCGGTGCACGCTGGCTGGTCGACGGGCCGCAGACCGAGGACGACTATATCGACATCTTTGCGCTGCTCGTCGGCAAGAACCACAAGATCCCGCTCGGCGAGCACCAGCTTTTCGAGGGGCAGGAGATCAAGCGCGCGGTTGCTCAGTCCTACGCCGAGCATGCGCGGCCGAAAGAGGATGGCCTCGTTGCCGTCTGGGAGCGCTACGAGAAGGAGAAGGGGGCGATTGCCTCGCTCGCCGATGTCGGTGCCTATCTGCACATGATCAAGGAGGCGGAGCCCCGCTTTACCGGCCGGGCAATCAAGAACATCACCGATGCGATCAAACTGAGAGCAATGGACGTCGAGCTGCCGGATGACTGGTTCAAGGATGCCGGCTCCTTCATGCACAAGGGCTACGACGAGAAGAAAGCGATGATCGAGGCGCTGCGCGGCCCGATCACCATCGAGATGGTGTTGCAGGAGATCAACCGGTACGCCGACAGCGAGTTCCGCTACACCGACAAGTCGGACGATGCCGCCGTCACCGACATCATCCGCCGCGAGCGCCAGCGCGAAAAGGCGATCCGCGAGATCGAGGCCATGAAACGCGACGGCCGGTGGCAGGGGTGA
- the choV gene encoding choline ABC transporter ATP-binding protein yields the protein MTTAVVFKNVDIIFGNNPQVALQMVDQGKTRDEIGAATGLVLGVAGASLEITEGEILVLMGLSGSGKSTLLRAVNGLAPVVRGDVEVKTSNGPLNPYRTNAKSLRDFRMHTVSMVFQQFALLPWRTVADNVGFGLELAGMPEAERKARVGEQLDLVNLTKWAGRKVNELSGGMQQRVGLARAFATGAPILLMDEPFSALDPLIRTRLQDELLEFQRRLKKTIIFVSHDLDEAFRIGNRIAIMEGGRIIQCGTPQDIVKNPANQYVADFVQHMNPITMLTAKDVMQTGVQRGATVAGVTATAKPTTPLVDILDAMSRQPGSIGVVDNGSVVGTIDAQDIVQGLTRHRNKS from the coding sequence ATGACCACCGCCGTCGTTTTCAAGAATGTCGACATCATCTTCGGCAACAATCCGCAGGTCGCCCTGCAGATGGTCGACCAGGGCAAGACCCGCGACGAGATCGGCGCCGCAACCGGCCTTGTGCTCGGCGTTGCCGGTGCGTCGCTCGAAATCACCGAAGGCGAGATCCTCGTGCTGATGGGGCTTTCGGGCTCCGGCAAGTCGACCCTGCTTCGCGCCGTCAACGGCCTCGCTCCCGTGGTACGCGGCGACGTCGAGGTAAAGACGTCGAACGGACCGCTCAACCCCTATCGGACCAATGCGAAATCGCTGCGCGACTTCCGCATGCATACGGTCTCGATGGTGTTCCAGCAGTTCGCGCTGCTTCCCTGGCGCACCGTGGCCGACAATGTCGGTTTCGGCCTCGAGCTTGCCGGCATGCCGGAAGCCGAGCGCAAGGCGCGCGTCGGCGAACAGCTCGACCTCGTCAACCTGACGAAATGGGCGGGCCGAAAGGTCAACGAGCTTTCGGGCGGCATGCAGCAACGCGTCGGCCTCGCCCGCGCCTTTGCCACCGGCGCACCGATCCTTCTGATGGACGAGCCGTTCTCGGCACTCGACCCCTTGATCCGCACCCGATTGCAGGACGAACTGCTCGAGTTCCAGCGGCGGCTGAAAAAGACGATCATCTTCGTCAGCCACGATCTCGACGAGGCATTCCGGATCGGCAACCGCATCGCCATCATGGAAGGCGGACGCATCATCCAGTGCGGCACGCCGCAGGATATCGTCAAGAATCCAGCCAACCAGTATGTCGCGGATTTCGTTCAGCACATGAACCCGATCACCATGCTGACCGCCAAGGACGTGATGCAGACCGGTGTCCAGCGCGGCGCGACGGTCGCCGGCGTCACGGCCACCGCCAAGCCGACGACACCGCTCGTCGACATTCTCGACGCCATGTCCCGCCAGCCGGGCAGCATCGGCGTCGTCGATAACGGTTCGGTCGTCGGCACCATCGATGCCCAGGATATCGTTCAGGGATTGACGCGGCACCGCAACAAAAGTTGA